Proteins encoded together in one Triticum dicoccoides isolate Atlit2015 ecotype Zavitan chromosome 7B, WEW_v2.0, whole genome shotgun sequence window:
- the LOC119336924 gene encoding histone deacetylase 2-like has translation MSSSSAAASVPGAAPADALRRNRIISSKLYFDVPGSKAPVVYSTAYDIAFLGIEKMHPFDSSKWGRICRFLTKEGHLEKNRVVEPLEASREDLLVVHTEAYLNSLKSSFRVAAIVEVPPLTLMPNWLVQQRLLYPFRKQVGGSILSAKLALERGWAINVGGGFHHCSAEEGGGFCAYADISLCIQFAFVRLDISRVMIIDLDAHQGNGHEKDFANDGRVYILDMYNAGIYPFDHAAKRYIDQKIELISGTETDDYLDQLDKALKVAQTRFQAQLIIYNAGTDILDGDPLGNLKISPEGVVIRDEKVFRFAKDQNIPLVMMTSGGYMKSSARVIADSVTNLSQKDLIQLGSQPE, from the exons ATGTCctcgtcgtccgccgccgcctccgtgccGGGGGCCGCGCCGGCGGACGCCCTCCGCCGCAACCGTATCATCTCCAGCAAGCTCTACTTCGACGTGCCGGGCTCCAAG GCTCCGGTGGTCTACTCGACGGCGTACGACATCGCCTTCCTCGGCATCGAGAAGAT GCACCCGTTTGATTCCTCCAAATGGGGCCGCATATGCAGGTTCCTCACCAAAGAAGGCCACCTGGAGAAGAACCGAGTGGTGGAGCCATTGGAGGCTTCCAGGGAAGATCTGCTGGTG GTTCACACGGAGGCATACTTGAACAGCCTCAAGAGCAGCTTCAGGGTTGCAGCCATTGTAGAG GTTCCTCCACTAACTCTCATGCCTAATTGGCTCGTACAGCAAAGGCTACTGTACCCCTTCCGGAAACAG GTGGGTGGGTCCATTTTATCAGCTAAACTTGCGCTTGAGAGAGGATGGGCAATTAATGTCGGTGGAGGGTTTCACCATTGTTCGGCGGAGGAAGGGGGAGGATTTTGTGCATACGCTGATATTTCGCTCTGCATTCAGTTTGCGTTTGTCCGTCTGGATATTTCAAG AGTAATGATCATAGATCTGGATGCTCACCAAGGAAATGGTCATGAGAAGGATTTTGCTAATGATG GAAGGGTTTACATTTTGGACATGTACAATGCTGGAATTTATCCGTTT GATCATGCTGCTAAGCGATATATTGATCAGAAAATCGAGTTAATT AGTGGGACAGAAACAGATGATTACTTGGATCAGCTTGACAAGGCTTTGAAG GTCGCCCAAACTAGATTCCAGGCCCAGCTTATTATTTATAATGCTGGGACAGACATCCTGGATGGTGATCCATTGGGCAACTTGAAG ATAAGCCCTGAAGGTGTGGTGatcagagatgagaaggtgttcagaTTTGCAAAAGATCAGAACATTCCACTTGTCATGATGACATCAG GAGGCTACATGAAGTCGAGCGCACGTGTGATCGCAGATTCGGTTACCAATCTCTCACAGAAGGACTTGATACAGCTAGGTAGCCAGCCAGAATAA
- the LOC119336923 gene encoding uncharacterized protein LOC119336923, translated as MAMGLGRIRIIRWRGRCCTFCERVLLKLDICIASPPSLAAGNLWSLEHTYRIYAEERWLNVKYPPPSRGDSLSLSSAAAAASMAISRPRSRAVPFIPLLLLVLLVPLIYSVSRLRLSWAQERELGMPPPALPKRPDRLVLGPAAGQGRPDRLQCQGLKAVNKISLSSEPGEHVSFVTVFTTYSSDPAGAGKRSSDVVTVGKHFYSKEERSMAILNTFISFIQVSMPRSDVIILTGPKSKLSINQGKASILPIEGNYSRGNLMLQRIKSYIDFLELKLEEVDCVNCARHFVFTDSDMAVVEDIGHIFTSYPNWHLALTFRNNKGQPLNSGFIAVRGTRDGISKAIEFFNEVLKAYNLKYMKASRMLGDQLALAWVVKSYLSSAFGKFSRHETFTGEVNGASVLFLPCEVYNWTPPEGAGQFHGMPLDVKVVHFKGSRKRLMLEAWDFYNSTSQLSDMLCLILKSGRTKYDF; from the exons ATGGCGATGGGGCTCGGGAGAATCAGAATCATTCGGTGGCGGGGGCGGTGCTGTACTTTTTGCGAGAGAGTGCTTCTGAAGTTGGACATTTGCATCGCTAGCCCTCCTTCCCTTGCTGCAGGGAATCTCTGGAGTTTGGAGCACACGTATAGAATTTACGCGGAAGAACGGTGGTTGAATGTAAAATATCCACCGCCGTCGAGGGGGGATTCGCTCTCGCtctcctccgccgctgccgccgcttccATGGCGATCTCGAGGCCCCGGAGCCGCGCCGTCCCCTTCATCCCGCTcctgctcctcgtcctcctcgtcccgTTAATCTACTCCG TTTCCAGGCTACGCTTGAGCTGGGCGCAGGAGAGGGAGTTGGGCATGCCTCCTCCTGCTCTGCCGAAGCGCCCCGATCGCCTCGTGCTCGGCCCGGCCGCCGGCCAGGGCCGCCCCGACCGCCTCCAGTGCCAAG GACTTAAAGCTGTGAATAAGATAAGTCTATCAAGTGAACCTGGAGAACATGTTTCTTTTGTTACAGTGTTCACAACCTACAGTTCTGACCCAGCTGGGGCTGGCAAACGGTCATCTGATGTTGTAACTGTTGGAAAGCATTTTTATAGCAAGGAGGAAAGGTCCATGGCCATTCTTAATACTTTCATCAGCTTCATACAG GTGTCAATGCCAAGAAGCGATGTGATAATATTGACTGGTCCTAAATCAAAATTGTCAATAAATCAAGGGAAGGCCTCAATACTGCCAATTGAGGGAAATTATTCTCGAGGCAACCTGATGCTTCAGAGGATCAAGTCCTACATT GACTTTCTAGAGCTAAAACTTGAGGAGGTTGACTGTGTGAACTGTGCTCGTCATTTTGTTTTCACTGATTCTGATATGGCAGTGGTTGAGGATATTGGACATATCTTCACGAGCTATCCTAATTGGCACCTTGCTCTTACATTTCGTAATAACAAAGGCCAACCCTTGAACTCTGGATTTATAGCGGTGAGAGGGACCAGAGATGGCATCTCTAA GGCTATCGAATTCTTCAATGAAGTTCTTAAAGCATACAATCTAAAGTATATGAAGGCGTCCCGCATGCTTGGTGATCAATTAGCACTGGCATGGGTTGTGAAGTCTTATCTATCATCAGCCTTTGGAAAATTTTCTAGGCATGAAACATTTACTGGTGAAGTCAATGGAGCATCTGTTCTGTTTTTGCCTTGTGAAGTttataattggactccacctgagggtGCTGGACAATTTCATGGTATGCCCTTGGATGTTAAG GTTGTTCATTTCAAAGGTTCAAGAAAGCGTTTGATGCTTGAGGCATGGGATTTCTACAATTCAACCTCTCAATTATCTGATATGTTGTGCCTAATCCTGAAGAGTggcagaacaaaatatgacttctGA